From Cellulomonas oligotrophica, a single genomic window includes:
- a CDS encoding DUF6194 family protein yields the protein MTRTVGQSRDGDGGGVVDVEGVLGWARALPGVIVETVEEGSDAPPAAWGDSFITYDPDGNAEPGRWQPFATVVTSDYPGFDTASRLDRPGVFRVNVSAGRQLFAELLGYPPAEARAADVDHTAADVWLPHPVYAAQGWVCVVCPGPATAGRLRVLLEQACTRAAARYRER from the coding sequence ATGACGAGGACTGTGGGTCAGAGCCGAGACGGTGACGGCGGGGGAGTGGTGGACGTCGAGGGCGTGCTCGGTTGGGCGCGGGCGCTGCCCGGTGTGATCGTGGAGACGGTCGAGGAGGGCAGCGACGCGCCTCCGGCCGCGTGGGGTGACTCGTTCATCACCTACGACCCGGACGGCAACGCCGAGCCGGGCCGGTGGCAGCCCTTCGCGACGGTCGTCACCTCCGACTACCCCGGCTTCGACACCGCCTCCCGGCTGGACCGCCCCGGGGTCTTTCGCGTCAACGTCTCCGCCGGGCGGCAGCTGTTCGCCGAGCTGCTCGGCTACCCGCCGGCCGAGGCCCGGGCGGCTGACGTCGACCACACCGCTGCCGACGTGTGGTTGCCCCACCCGGTGTACGCCGCGCAGGGGTGGGTGTGCGTGGTGTGCCCCGGGCCGGCGACCGCCGGCCGGCTCCGGGTGCTGCTGGAGCAGGCCTGCACGCGCGCCGCTGCCCGGTACCGGGAGAGGTAG
- a CDS encoding PAS domain-containing protein, translated as MRRGQVVPTGAMRSFGHEEIIVSKTDRQGRITYANEVFVRVSAYTERELLGAPHSIIRHPAMPRAVFRLLWDTIGGGDEVFAYVLNLAADGVGYWVLAHVTPTYDATGALTGYHSSRRWPQPAAVRAVEPLYAQLLAEEARHPTGNAAVDASTAMLRGVLADAGCTYEEWLWGLVREHEQDV; from the coding sequence GTGCGACGAGGGCAGGTCGTCCCGACGGGTGCGATGCGCTCCTTCGGGCACGAGGAGATCATCGTCTCCAAGACGGACCGGCAGGGGCGCATCACCTACGCCAACGAGGTCTTCGTCCGCGTCAGCGCGTACACCGAGCGCGAGCTGCTGGGCGCCCCGCACAGCATCATCCGCCACCCCGCCATGCCCCGGGCCGTGTTCCGGCTGCTCTGGGACACGATCGGCGGCGGCGACGAGGTGTTCGCGTACGTGCTCAACCTCGCGGCCGACGGCGTCGGCTACTGGGTGCTCGCGCACGTCACGCCGACCTACGACGCGACGGGCGCGCTGACCGGTTACCACTCGAGCCGGCGGTGGCCGCAGCCCGCCGCGGTACGCGCGGTCGAGCCCCTCTACGCGCAGCTCCTCGCCGAGGAGGCCCGGCACCCCACCGGCAACGCCGCGGTCGACGCCTCCACCGCGATGCTCCGCGGCGTCCTGGCGGACGCCGGGTGCACGTACGAGGAGTGGCTCTGGGGCCTCGTGCGCGAGCACGAGCAGGACGTCTGA
- a CDS encoding MerR family DNA-binding protein — translation MAERAGLTTKTLRFYEQAGVLPVPTRTAAGYRDYDESALARLGFVRAAQAAGLTLAEVRTVIEVREDEGPPCEHVTALLDRHAAALDERIAELKATRAEVRRLRARAATLDPAACREDGVCQVLPTGTPAATQPPATAQRPRTTGR, via the coding sequence GTGGCCGAGCGCGCCGGCCTGACCACGAAGACGCTGCGGTTCTACGAGCAGGCCGGGGTCCTGCCGGTGCCCACCCGGACGGCCGCTGGATACCGGGACTACGACGAAAGCGCGCTCGCGCGGCTCGGGTTCGTCCGCGCCGCTCAAGCGGCCGGGCTCACCCTTGCTGAGGTCCGCACGGTCATCGAGGTGCGTGAGGACGAGGGCCCACCGTGCGAGCACGTCACCGCCCTGCTCGACCGGCATGCCGCCGCGCTCGACGAGCGCATCGCCGAGCTCAAGGCGACCCGCGCGGAGGTTCGGCGGCTGCGGGCCCGCGCCGCCACCCTGGACCCCGCGGCCTGCCGCGAGGATGGCGTCTGCCAGGTCCTACCGACCGGCACACCCGCCGCCACGCAGCCGCCCGCCACCGCGCAGAGACCACGCACAACCGGCAGATGA
- a CDS encoding alpha/beta hydrolase — protein sequence MTTDGTPAQTARPDGPDGEVPDVLGDGWVARTLALRPDAVQARTGVAPVATLVRRVRPQPPARGAVLYLHGFVDYFFQTHVADALADAGWDLHALDLRDHGRSIRPGRPPNTTTELATYAEEIDAAVELLRATYERVVLLGHSTGGLTAALWAHARRGRGRVEAVVLNSPWLDLQKPQPQRAAVTAAVAVLGRVAPRLVVGSLAEHYGRALHTGTGGEWEYDLTWKPHTGFPVTAGFMRAVRRGQAQVARGLAIDVPVLVLTSDAKGPDDVWHDALLTTDSVLDPAQMAARAPLLGPDVTLVVVPGGAHDLALSPPPARERYLQEVRAFLDERVAGAGPAGP from the coding sequence GTGACCACCGACGGCACGCCCGCCCAGACCGCACGCCCCGACGGACCGGACGGGGAGGTGCCCGACGTCCTCGGCGACGGGTGGGTCGCCCGGACCCTCGCGCTGCGGCCCGACGCCGTGCAGGCCCGGACCGGCGTCGCCCCGGTGGCGACGCTCGTGCGGCGGGTCCGCCCGCAGCCGCCGGCGCGGGGCGCGGTGCTCTACCTGCACGGGTTCGTCGACTACTTCTTCCAGACGCACGTGGCCGACGCGCTCGCCGACGCGGGCTGGGACCTGCACGCGCTCGACCTGCGCGACCACGGCCGCTCCATCCGCCCCGGTCGCCCGCCGAACACGACCACGGAGCTGGCGACGTACGCGGAGGAGATCGACGCGGCCGTCGAGCTGCTGCGCGCCACTTACGAGCGGGTCGTGCTGCTCGGCCACTCCACGGGCGGCCTGACCGCGGCCCTGTGGGCGCACGCGCGGCGGGGGCGCGGGCGCGTCGAGGCCGTCGTGCTGAACTCGCCGTGGCTCGACCTGCAGAAGCCGCAGCCGCAGCGCGCGGCCGTCACCGCGGCGGTCGCGGTGCTGGGACGGGTCGCGCCGCGCCTCGTCGTCGGCAGCCTCGCCGAGCACTACGGCCGCGCCCTGCACACGGGCACCGGCGGCGAGTGGGAGTACGACCTGACGTGGAAGCCGCACACCGGCTTCCCCGTCACCGCCGGGTTCATGCGCGCCGTCCGCCGGGGGCAGGCGCAGGTCGCGCGCGGTCTGGCGATCGACGTGCCGGTGCTCGTGCTCACCTCGGACGCCAAGGGCCCGGACGACGTCTGGCACGACGCCCTGCTGACCACGGACTCCGTGCTCGACCCCGCGCAGATGGCGGCCCGCGCGCCGCTGCTCGGACCCGACGTCACGCTCGTCGTCGTCCCCGGCGGCGCCCACGACCTCGCGCTGTCCCCGCCCCCGGCCCGCGAGCGCTACCTGCAGGAGGTCCGCGCCTTCCTCGACGAGCGCGTGGCGGGGGCGGGGCCGGCGGGTCCGTAG
- a CDS encoding methyltransferase family protein, giving the protein MTTDSAAVLGLSLYLLGVLTTFGVRTWLHRRRTGTSGYRGLFGAPGSAQWWAGILFTAALVLAAAGPTLLLAGVGPASAHLPAALQGLGALITVLGFLAVLAAQMGMGSSWRIGVDPTERTALVTSGAFALVRNPVFAAMVTALTGLTLPVPTAVTAAALVCLVLAVQLQVRVVEEPYLRRTHGDHYAQYASRVGRFVPGIGRLRAPVSASEGLS; this is encoded by the coding sequence ATGACGACTGACAGCGCCGCCGTCCTCGGGCTGAGCTTGTACCTGCTCGGCGTGCTGACCACGTTCGGGGTGCGCACCTGGTTGCACCGGCGGCGCACCGGCACCAGCGGATACCGGGGCCTGTTCGGTGCTCCCGGCTCGGCTCAGTGGTGGGCAGGGATCTTGTTCACCGCGGCCCTCGTCCTCGCCGCGGCCGGTCCCACGCTGCTCCTGGCAGGCGTGGGACCAGCCTCCGCCCATCTGCCCGCCGCACTTCAGGGGCTCGGGGCGCTGATCACGGTGCTCGGGTTCCTGGCGGTGCTGGCCGCGCAGATGGGGATGGGGTCCTCCTGGCGGATCGGCGTTGACCCCACCGAGCGCACCGCCCTGGTCACCTCGGGGGCGTTCGCGCTCGTGCGCAACCCCGTCTTCGCCGCGATGGTGACCGCGCTGACGGGCCTGACCCTGCCCGTTCCCACCGCAGTGACCGCGGCCGCGCTGGTGTGCTTGGTGCTGGCGGTGCAGCTGCAGGTCCGCGTGGTCGAGGAGCCGTACCTGCGGCGCACCCACGGGGACCACTACGCCCAGTACGCGAGCCGGGTCGGCCGGTTCGTGCCGGGGATAGGGCGTCTGCGCGCACCCGTTTCCGCGAGCGAGGGGCTCTCATGA
- a CDS encoding MerR family transcriptional regulator, whose product MDDQAAGGAVVSWTVGQVAAAAGTSVRALHHYDRIGLVRPSGRSPGGHRLYDAADLARLRRVLFYRELELPLPEIARLLADTDAAHHLRRQHAMLRARLERTRALLTAIEDELDALRSGISLTAEQQLEIFGTETFAARLARATVPGRGETRPTGTDDASGPDERLARRTAAYTEEDWRQIKTDADGAVGAFAAALDAGDPPDGPRALAAAEQHRRHLERWFFDCDHARHVQVADGYLAEPGAAPQWDAVAPGFAQYVHAAITANARHAPDRGT is encoded by the coding sequence GTGGACGACCAGGCCGCTGGAGGGGCCGTCGTCAGCTGGACGGTCGGGCAGGTCGCGGCCGCCGCCGGCACGTCGGTGCGGGCGTTGCACCACTACGACAGGATCGGCCTGGTGCGCCCCTCGGGCCGTAGCCCGGGCGGGCACCGCCTGTACGACGCGGCTGACCTCGCGCGGCTGCGGCGCGTGCTGTTCTACCGGGAGCTCGAGCTGCCGCTGCCCGAGATCGCCCGCCTGCTCGCCGACACCGACGCCGCCCACCACCTGCGTCGCCAGCACGCCATGCTCCGCGCCCGCCTCGAGCGCACCCGCGCACTGCTGACAGCGATCGAGGACGAGCTCGACGCCCTGAGATCCGGCATCTCGCTGACCGCAGAGCAGCAGCTGGAGATCTTCGGCACGGAGACCTTCGCCGCCCGCCTCGCCCGCGCCACCGTGCCCGGACGCGGCGAGACCCGCCCGACCGGGACCGACGACGCCAGCGGCCCTGACGAGCGGCTGGCGCGCCGCACCGCGGCGTACACCGAGGAGGACTGGCGGCAGATCAAGACCGACGCCGACGGCGCTGTCGGGGCCTTCGCCGCCGCCCTGGACGCCGGGGACCCGCCGGACGGGCCCAGGGCCCTGGCCGCGGCCGAGCAGCACCGCCGTCACCTGGAGCGGTGGTTCTTCGACTGCGACCACGCACGGCACGTGCAGGTCGCCGACGGCTACCTCGCCGAGCCCGGCGCGGCACCGCAGTGGGACGCCGTGGCTCCCGGCTTCGCCCAATACGTCCACGCCGCGATCACCGCGAACGCGCGCCACGCGCCGGACCGGGGCACGTGA
- a CDS encoding dihydrofolate reductase family protein, which translates to MPQLLRVQSFTVSADGYGAGDDQSLERPFGHADPGVLMSWLLGTASFPGRTSPGGSRGLDDHLARDFHHGIGAEIMGAHKFSPHRGPWVDHAWQGWWGDEPPFRTPVFVLTHHLRPSFTLGATTFHFVDATPQDVLDQARAAAQGRDVRLGGGAQTIRAFLDADLVDTLHVAVAPLELGSGTRLWESPDELDDRYHHDVVPSPSGVVHHLLWRR; encoded by the coding sequence ATGCCGCAGCTGCTGAGGGTCCAGAGCTTCACCGTGTCCGCCGACGGGTACGGCGCCGGTGACGACCAGAGCCTGGAACGACCGTTCGGGCATGCCGACCCGGGGGTGCTGATGTCGTGGCTGCTGGGCACGGCGAGCTTCCCCGGTCGGACGTCGCCCGGGGGGTCGCGCGGGCTCGACGACCACCTCGCCCGCGACTTCCACCACGGCATCGGCGCCGAGATCATGGGCGCCCACAAGTTCAGCCCGCACCGCGGCCCCTGGGTCGACCACGCGTGGCAGGGCTGGTGGGGCGACGAGCCGCCCTTCCGCACGCCCGTCTTCGTGCTCACCCACCACCTGCGCCCCTCGTTCACGCTGGGCGCCACGACGTTCCACTTCGTCGACGCCACGCCGCAGGACGTCCTCGACCAGGCGCGCGCGGCCGCGCAAGGGCGCGACGTCCGCCTGGGCGGGGGCGCGCAGACCATCCGCGCGTTCCTCGACGCGGACCTGGTCGACACCCTGCACGTCGCGGTCGCCCCGCTCGAGCTCGGCTCGGGCACCCGGCTCTGGGAGTCCCCGGACGAGCTCGACGACCGCTACCACCACGACGTCGTCCCCAGCCCCAGCGGGGTGGTGCACCACCTGCTCTGGCGGCGCTGA
- the trmB gene encoding tRNA (guanosine(46)-N7)-methyltransferase TrmB, with amino-acid sequence MASRDVFTHRAARPHEPLRTFHPRRSPLGRDRSDALDRLFDVHGFAVDDPRHAPPLTADGLLDTEALFGRRAPVVLEIGSGMGEATAAMAAADPARDWLAVEAHLPGVAALLVRVEQEDLTNVRVAHGDALRLVRARVAPGSLDAVHAFFPDPWPKAKHHKRRLVQAEHVALLRERLRVGGTLHVATDWAEYAEQAVEVLTGDPALVGGVVDRPAHRPVTRFEQRGLDLGHAVVDVVVEKVR; translated from the coding sequence GTGGCTTCCCGGGACGTGTTCACCCATCGGGCGGCGCGCCCGCACGAGCCGCTGCGCACGTTCCACCCGCGCCGTTCACCGCTGGGGCGCGACCGTTCCGACGCGCTCGACCGCCTGTTCGACGTGCACGGCTTCGCCGTCGACGACCCCCGGCACGCTCCCCCGCTGACCGCGGACGGGCTGCTGGACACCGAGGCTTTGTTCGGCCGTCGGGCGCCGGTGGTGCTGGAGATCGGCTCGGGGATGGGTGAGGCGACGGCCGCGATGGCGGCGGCGGACCCCGCGCGCGACTGGCTGGCGGTCGAGGCGCACCTGCCGGGTGTGGCCGCGCTGCTGGTCCGCGTCGAGCAGGAGGACCTGACCAACGTGCGGGTCGCGCACGGCGACGCGCTGCGGCTCGTGCGCGCGCGCGTCGCGCCCGGCAGCCTCGACGCGGTGCACGCGTTCTTCCCCGACCCGTGGCCCAAGGCGAAGCACCACAAGCGCCGGCTCGTGCAGGCCGAGCACGTCGCGCTGCTGCGGGAGCGGCTGCGCGTCGGCGGCACCCTGCACGTGGCCACCGACTGGGCGGAGTACGCGGAGCAGGCGGTCGAGGTGCTCACCGGCGATCCCGCCCTGGTCGGCGGCGTGGTGGACCGCCCCGCGCACCGCCCGGTGACGCGGTTCGAGCAGCGGGGCCTCGACCTGGGCCACGCGGTCGTCGACGTGGTCGTGGAGAAGGTGCGATGA
- a CDS encoding ArsR/SmtB family transcription factor, with amino-acid sequence MTMTETNGDASVVHEGAALEAAACLFRGFGDPSRLTILRHLALGEHRVVELTEHLGLAQSTVSKHLACLRDCGLVTSRPQARASVFSLTHPEALLDLLASAERLLGLTGDAVTLCPTFGTAATANTEVSA; translated from the coding sequence ATGACGATGACAGAGACCAACGGTGATGCGTCCGTTGTTCATGAGGGCGCGGCACTGGAGGCGGCGGCGTGCCTGTTCCGCGGCTTCGGTGACCCCTCACGGTTGACGATCCTGCGTCACCTGGCGCTCGGTGAGCATCGGGTGGTCGAGCTGACCGAGCACCTGGGGCTGGCGCAGTCGACGGTGTCCAAGCACCTGGCGTGCCTGCGCGACTGCGGCCTGGTCACTTCTCGACCCCAGGCGCGGGCATCGGTCTTCAGTCTCACGCACCCGGAGGCGCTGCTGGACCTGCTGGCCTCGGCAGAGCGGCTGCTCGGGCTGACAGGGGACGCGGTGACGTTGTGCCCCACGTTCGGCACCGCAGCCACGGCGAACACTGAGGTGTCGGCGTGA
- a CDS encoding helix-turn-helix domain-containing protein, whose product MSAPAPERRHPHVLTLDDVATLTGKLPATVARWATVGTIPGVRFGRAWRFWAPAIAVTLHGPDGASSVPALPARHVEPGMLTSHGLARVLDLPPANINRLVRAGAIPATQDLRWTISWPRVRTCIATGRPLAEPAPIARAGVSRGPGAVGPRPRA is encoded by the coding sequence GTGAGCGCGCCGGCGCCCGAGCGCCGGCACCCGCACGTGCTGACCCTCGACGACGTCGCCACCCTCACCGGCAAGCTCCCGGCGACCGTGGCCCGGTGGGCGACGGTCGGGACGATCCCGGGGGTGCGGTTCGGGCGGGCGTGGCGGTTCTGGGCCCCCGCGATCGCCGTCACCCTGCACGGCCCCGACGGCGCTAGCTCTGTCCCGGCACTGCCCGCACGGCACGTCGAGCCCGGCATGCTCACCTCGCATGGCCTGGCCCGGGTCTTGGACCTGCCGCCGGCGAACATCAACCGGCTCGTGCGGGCCGGCGCGATCCCCGCCACCCAGGACCTGCGCTGGACCATCTCCTGGCCCAGGGTCCGCACCTGCATCGCCACTGGTCGGCCCCTGGCCGAGCCGGCACCCATTGCTCGCGCGGGCGTGAGCCGGGGTCCTGGTGCGGTGGGTCCGCGGCCGCGCGCCTGA
- a CDS encoding cation diffusion facilitator family transporter, with amino-acid sequence MSAGHTHSHGTATGQHRKRLVLVLVITLSVVGIQIVGGLVSGSLALLADSGHMLTDATGVAIALIASTLAARPATKARTYGLQRAEILAAMANALLLGGLAIWVIVEAIGRWNDPPEVATGLMLAVAVAGACANLASLLILRAGQHESLNVRGAYLEVLGDLIGSAAVIAAGIVIATTGYTRADVIASIAIGLFILPRAWPLLRDVLSILLEATPKGLDLDKVRDHIREVPGVLDVHDLHAWTITSGVAALSAHVVLDEECIDQRRPGDVLDALDECLGEHFSMEHCTFQLEPAGHRSHESARHN; translated from the coding sequence ATGAGCGCCGGACACACCCACAGCCACGGGACCGCGACAGGCCAGCACCGCAAGCGTCTGGTCCTCGTCCTGGTCATCACGCTCAGCGTCGTGGGCATCCAGATCGTCGGCGGCCTGGTCTCAGGGTCCCTGGCGCTGCTCGCGGACTCCGGGCACATGCTCACCGACGCCACCGGCGTCGCGATCGCCCTGATCGCCTCCACCCTGGCAGCCCGCCCCGCGACCAAGGCCCGCACCTACGGGCTGCAGCGCGCCGAGATCCTGGCCGCCATGGCCAACGCCCTACTGCTCGGCGGGCTCGCGATCTGGGTGATCGTCGAGGCCATCGGGCGGTGGAACGACCCGCCCGAGGTCGCCACCGGCCTCATGCTCGCCGTCGCGGTCGCCGGGGCGTGCGCGAACCTGGCGAGCCTGCTCATCCTGCGCGCGGGGCAGCACGAGAGCCTGAACGTGCGCGGGGCCTACCTGGAGGTCCTCGGCGACCTCATCGGGTCCGCCGCCGTCATCGCCGCCGGCATCGTCATCGCCACCACCGGGTACACCCGCGCCGACGTCATCGCCTCCATCGCGATCGGCCTGTTCATCCTTCCCCGCGCCTGGCCGCTGCTGCGCGATGTCCTCAGCATCCTCCTGGAGGCAACCCCCAAAGGCCTCGACCTCGACAAGGTTCGTGACCACATCCGCGAGGTCCCCGGCGTCCTGGACGTGCACGACCTGCACGCCTGGACCATCACCAGCGGTGTGGCTGCCCTCTCGGCCCACGTCGTCCTCGACGAGGAGTGCATCGACCAACGCCGACCCGGCGATGTTCTGGACGCCCTCGACGAGTGTCTCGGCGAGCACTTCTCGATGGAGCACTGCACCTTCCAACTCGAACCGGCCGGCCACCGCTCCCACGAGAGCGCCCGCCACAACTGA
- a CDS encoding LysR substrate-binding domain-containing protein has translation MRLWLVPGVTPDRWLKVWAQRLPDDPLDVVRGGSHEAVEAVLAGDVDAAVVRLPPVDPTTGDRLDAPVPPGLAPATPSTRDGWAVVPLWTEDTVVVVPKEHVVTVVDQVDAADLADEPLVVPADDALGWLPPGHDADVTQAPDVATAVSLVASEVGVLVLPAALARAHRDEGTTVRPVPDAPGSPLALVWRVDAEHPHAQELVGILRGRTSASSRGTAAPDPEPRPARKATPPPARGRRTATGRPSPSRTGKGRPRNH, from the coding sequence ATGAGGCTGTGGCTCGTGCCGGGCGTGACCCCGGACCGGTGGCTCAAGGTGTGGGCGCAGCGCCTGCCCGACGACCCGCTGGACGTGGTGCGCGGCGGCTCCCACGAGGCGGTCGAGGCCGTGCTGGCCGGCGACGTCGACGCGGCGGTCGTCCGCCTCCCCCCGGTGGACCCGACGACCGGCGACCGGCTGGACGCGCCCGTCCCGCCCGGCCTGGCGCCGGCCACCCCGAGCACCCGCGACGGCTGGGCGGTCGTGCCGCTGTGGACGGAGGACACGGTCGTCGTCGTCCCCAAGGAGCACGTGGTCACCGTCGTCGACCAGGTGGACGCCGCCGACCTCGCCGACGAGCCCCTGGTGGTGCCCGCCGACGACGCCCTCGGCTGGCTGCCGCCCGGCCACGACGCGGACGTCACGCAGGCCCCGGACGTCGCGACCGCCGTGTCGCTGGTGGCGTCCGAGGTCGGTGTGCTGGTGCTGCCCGCGGCGCTGGCCCGCGCGCACCGCGACGAGGGCACCACGGTCCGCCCCGTGCCCGACGCCCCCGGCTCCCCCCTGGCCCTGGTGTGGCGGGTCGACGCCGAGCACCCGCACGCCCAGGAGCTCGTCGGCATCCTCCGCGGACGCACGTCCGCGAGCTCTCGCGGCACCGCGGCCCCCGACCCCGAGCCGCGCCCGGCCCGCAAGGCCACGCCCCCGCCGGCGCGCGGCCGCCGCACCGCGACCGGCCGCCCCTCCCCCTCCCGCACCGGCAAGGGCCGCCCGCGCAACCACTGA
- a CDS encoding cation transporter, with translation MSGTGTLDALEVERLTRRGLRLAQFTVAYNVAEGVAAITLGLLAGLVSVVGFGIDSGIESIAAVLVGVRLASRLRHGEPDERKERLTLKAVAATFFLLAAYVTFEGVRSLIGGEAPQTSTPVIVLLVASIVVMPVLAAMKRKVGLALGDNLILADAAETRICVLLSISTLAGVVLFQLTGAAWLDPVAAFVIAAFAIHEGKEAWEGELLEEDDDDDD, from the coding sequence GTGAGCGGCACCGGCACACTGGACGCGCTCGAGGTCGAGCGGTTGACCCGCCGCGGGTTGCGGCTCGCGCAGTTCACGGTGGCGTACAACGTCGCTGAGGGCGTCGCTGCGATCACCCTGGGCCTGCTGGCGGGCCTGGTCTCGGTGGTCGGCTTCGGCATCGACTCGGGCATCGAGTCGATCGCCGCGGTGCTGGTGGGGGTGCGTCTGGCAAGCCGGCTGCGCCACGGCGAGCCGGACGAGCGCAAGGAGCGCCTGACCCTCAAGGCGGTCGCCGCGACGTTCTTCCTCCTGGCCGCTTACGTGACGTTCGAGGGCGTGCGGAGCCTGATCGGCGGCGAGGCCCCACAGACCTCCACCCCGGTGATCGTGCTGCTGGTGGCCTCGATCGTGGTGATGCCGGTCCTGGCGGCGATGAAGCGCAAGGTCGGCCTGGCGCTCGGGGACAACCTGATCCTCGCCGACGCCGCCGAGACCCGGATCTGTGTGCTGCTGAGCATCTCCACCCTCGCCGGCGTCGTGCTGTTCCAGCTGACCGGGGCCGCGTGGCTCGACCCGGTCGCAGCCTTCGTGATCGCCGCGTTCGCGATCCACGAAGGCAAGGAAGCCTGGGAGGGTGAGCTCCTCGAGGAGGACGACGACGATGACGACTGA
- a CDS encoding YnfA family protein, with translation MTVLRSLLLLAVAAVAEIGGAWLIWQGVREHRGAVWIGAGVVALGAYGFVATLQPDANFGRILAAYGGIFVAGSLAWGMVVDKFQPDRWDVVGAAICLLGVAVIMYAPRPS, from the coding sequence ATGACCGTGCTGCGCTCTCTGCTCCTGTTGGCTGTGGCCGCCGTCGCCGAGATCGGCGGTGCGTGGCTGATCTGGCAGGGGGTGCGCGAGCACCGCGGCGCCGTGTGGATCGGTGCCGGCGTGGTTGCCCTGGGCGCGTACGGGTTCGTCGCCACGCTGCAGCCCGACGCGAACTTCGGACGGATCCTGGCCGCCTACGGCGGGATCTTCGTCGCCGGGTCCCTCGCCTGGGGCATGGTCGTCGACAAGTTCCAGCCCGACCGCTGGGACGTCGTCGGCGCCGCGATCTGCCTGCTCGGCGTCGCGGTCATCATGTACGCGCCGCGGCCCAGCTGA
- the merA gene encoding mercury(II) reductase: MDESTWDLVVVGTGAAAMAAGIEARSRGKRVLLVEHGPLGGTCLNIGCIPSKNLLAAAGQHHRALTNPFPMVPTTAGDIDVPALMGRKQDLIDRLRQAKYEDVAAAHGFPIRHGHARFVDEVTLHVDGEPVRAAAYVIATGAAPHLPDLPGLHDVAYLTSTTAMEQQQLPGSMVVIGGGYVGLEQAQLWSHLGVQVTLVGRVAPHTEPEVADVLRAAFLTDGIRLVEEHAVAVERGSDDTVLVRTASGHEATGDRLLVATGRSADTSDLGLDGAGVTSDHRGFIVVDAHQRTTNPRIYAAGDVTGAPQYVYVAARTGHAAAAGALGEPTTIDYRGLPGVMFTTPQIASAGLTERRALELGHTCECRVLTAQDIPRALVNQDPRGVLKLVTDAHTRQILGVHAALDGAGELMLAATYAIKFGLTIDDIADTWAPYLTMSEALRLAAGLFRTDTPTSCCA; this comes from the coding sequence ATGGACGAGAGCACGTGGGACCTGGTCGTGGTCGGCACCGGCGCGGCAGCGATGGCCGCCGGCATCGAAGCCCGCTCGCGCGGCAAGCGCGTCCTGCTCGTCGAGCACGGCCCGCTCGGCGGGACCTGCCTGAACATCGGGTGTATCCCGAGCAAGAACCTGCTGGCCGCCGCCGGGCAGCACCACCGCGCCCTGACCAACCCCTTCCCGATGGTCCCCACCACCGCCGGCGACATCGACGTGCCCGCGCTGATGGGGCGCAAGCAGGACCTGATCGATAGGTTGCGGCAGGCCAAGTACGAAGACGTCGCCGCCGCGCACGGCTTCCCGATCCGGCACGGGCACGCGCGGTTCGTCGACGAGGTGACGCTGCACGTCGACGGCGAGCCGGTCCGGGCGGCGGCCTACGTCATCGCCACGGGTGCCGCGCCGCACCTGCCGGACCTGCCTGGACTGCACGACGTCGCCTACCTCACCTCCACCACCGCGATGGAGCAGCAGCAGCTGCCGGGGTCGATGGTCGTCATCGGCGGTGGCTACGTCGGGCTCGAGCAGGCGCAGCTGTGGTCCCACCTCGGAGTGCAGGTGACCCTGGTCGGCCGGGTCGCGCCGCATACCGAGCCCGAGGTCGCCGACGTGCTGCGGGCGGCGTTCCTCACCGACGGCATCCGCCTGGTCGAGGAGCACGCCGTCGCCGTCGAGCGTGGGTCCGATGACACGGTCCTCGTGCGCACCGCCAGCGGCCACGAGGCGACCGGCGACCGGCTGCTCGTCGCGACCGGCCGGTCGGCCGACACCAGCGACCTCGGGCTCGATGGCGCCGGCGTCACGAGCGATCACCGCGGCTTCATCGTCGTCGACGCCCACCAGCGCACCACCAACCCGCGCATCTACGCTGCCGGCGACGTCACCGGAGCACCTCAGTACGTCTACGTCGCCGCGCGGACCGGACACGCAGCGGCCGCCGGCGCCCTCGGCGAACCCACCACGATCGACTACCGCGGCCTTCCCGGCGTCATGTTCACCACCCCCCAGATCGCCTCGGCCGGACTGACCGAACGGCGCGCCCTCGAACTCGGGCACACCTGCGAGTGCCGCGTCCTGACCGCCCAGGACATCCCCCGCGCCCTGGTCAACCAGGACCCCCGAGGCGTCCTGAAGCTCGTCACCGACGCCCACACCCGCCAGATCCTCGGCGTCCACGCCGCGCTCGACGGCGCCGGGGAACTCATGCTCGCCGCCACCTACGCCATCAAGTTCGGCCTCACCATCGACGACATCGCCGACACCTGGGCGCCCTATCTCACGATGAGCGAGGCGCTGCGCCTCGCCGCCGGACTGTTCCGCACCGATACGCCAACAAGCTGCTGCGCCTGA